The Amycolatopsis methanolica 239 nucleotide sequence GTTGCGGGCGGCCGGCAACCTGGTGGACGTCATCGCGGTGACCTCGGCGCGGGACCTGGCGGTGGTGAAGGCCGCGGTGTCGGTGGGGATCGTGCAGTACCTCATCAAGCCGTTCACCTTCGCCTTGCTGCGGGACAAGCTCGACCGGTACGCGAAGTTCCGGGAAAGTTTCGGTGAAGCGGGCGAGGTCGGACAGTCCGAGGTGGACCGGGCGTTCGCGGCGCTGCGCTCGCCGGTGGCGACGGCCCTGCCCAAGGGGATGAGCGGGCAGACCCTGGACGCGGTGGTCTCGGCGCTGCGGGACGAACCGGACGGGCTGTCCGCGGGCGCGGCCGCCACCGCGACCGGGGTGTCCAGGGTGACCGCGCGGCGGTACCTGGAATACCTGGCGGACAACGGACTCGCCCGACGAGAGCCGCGATACGGACAGGTCGGGCGGCCGGAGGTTTGGTACCGGGCTGTGAAGTGAAGGACGCTACGATCCGCGGCATGAGCCAGCCTTACCAGCAGCAGCCCCGGTTCCCGATCCTGCTGTCCACTATGAATGATTTGCCCGGCTACCGGGTCGTGCGGGTGTACGGCGAGGTGTTCGGGCTGACGGTGCGCAGCCGGAACATGTTCTCCAACCTCGGCGCCGGCTTCAAGGCGATGGCGGGCGGCGAGCTGAAGGGCCTGTCGAAGCTGCTGTCCGATTC carries:
- a CDS encoding response regulator, giving the protein MIRVLVVEDDPVAAEAHRTYVERVAGFTVAAVVHSGAEALRFFERDTADLVLLDFYLPDTHGLAVCRALRAAGNLVDVIAVTSARDLAVVKAAVSVGIVQYLIKPFTFALLRDKLDRYAKFRESFGEAGEVGQSEVDRAFAALRSPVATALPKGMSGQTLDAVVSALRDEPDGLSAGAAATATGVSRVTARRYLEYLADNGLARREPRYGQVGRPEVWYRAVK